One Phyllopteryx taeniolatus isolate TA_2022b chromosome 3, UOR_Ptae_1.2, whole genome shotgun sequence genomic window, TCATCCCTTGTGCAGCTCAACTTGACCCGGAACGGACCCGCGCTGGAGGACTGCAGCTGCGGCCACGACCCGGTGTGCACGCGCACCAAGCGGGCCATCGAGCCCTGCTTGCCACGGACTACCAGCACGGGTTGCACGGAGGCCCGGCGCCAGTGCGAGCGCGACCAGCAGTGCAGCTCCACCATGCGCGACTATTTGCACCACTGCGGCAAACTTTTCAGCGGCGCCGTGTGCACCAACGCGTGCCGCAACGTGATCGCCAACATGCGCAAAATCCCCAAGGGCCAGCAGCTGGACACTTGCATGTGCGACGGGACCGAGAGGGCCATCTGCGAGTTTGTCAAGAGCAGCATGAAGGGCCTGTGCTTCGACGTACCGGAGAGGGAGGAGAGCAGCGGCTCGCACGACGGCTACGACCCGGAGGACGACGAGGACTACACGGACTCGGACTACAGGGAAGAGCCGGAGAGTGGAGCCTCTCTTCCTGAGGGCCACCGGGGTTTGACCCTGCTGCTGGCCTCCATTTTGGCTCTGATGCCCCTCTATTGAGCATCAGCCTCCTGTCAAAAGTTGGACGACTGCATGCACATTTGAATAAGGACTTTAGCGGATTATATTTTCTATGCAAATGGCAACAGAGGGATACTTTTTTTGTAGCTCGCACTCACCAGATGCTCGGCTCATACATGATAAAAACGAAATGAGATTGTTCTACTTTTCACACAACAAAGCCCGCGGCAGTATTTAAATCGACATCATGCTGTGCActgccaatctttttttttttaattgtttttaaaagatatGAGTTATTTTTATATGACTGACTGTTGCCTTTATGGGGCATATGATTTACAAGTATTTAATGCTGGaatctaaaaaaattaattaaaaaaaacaacttgtaaATAGCAGAAGGGTTAAAGAGGATATAATTTATTACATGCCAACTAGTCACATCCAAATGTTCTTCTTGTGAATACAAGACTGAGAATTCCAGCTTTAAAGGGAAGTTATTATCACCTGTATTCTCTTGTAcattgtatatatgtgtatagccaatatagttttttttttttttccttcatccCCAGAGAATCGTCTATGGTGCAGGCTATGTGCTGATTTATTGACTGTGCGTAGCCTATAGAAAGAAATGTCTAAATCCACTGTATGGTTGCCTTAATGATACACTTTTATAGAAGGCATAAAGGAAAACTTGAATACATCATCCTTGACTGTGACTTGTTTTTGTAGAGAGGTTTAACACTTTGGGATAGACTCACATTTCCGTCGTTGAAACAGCAAAAGTTGGTTTAAACTAAATGGAGGCCTTTTTAGAAGAAGTATAATTGAATCAGATGGCAGTAtctaactgtttttttttttgaggtggcAGAATGTGTCTTTTTGCACATTGCCTTGACATCATGTGTGTTAAGAGAGTTGGCATGGTcgctcccttttttttgttgactgATAGCCTAATGACACACTATGTCTTAATTCGACCAGCTGTTGTCAAATGCGACCGTCAGCATGACTCAACaaacacccccctccccccgtgTGAGCCCGTCCACTGGACTCTCGTATCAGCCTTGACAAACTAAcagtgtgtttttctttaacAAGGAGAGTGAGGATTTAAGTAACTTGGAAATATATGTACTTACCTACAGTAATTGTAAAGCCTGTGGGCTGTATATGGgattctatccattcattttctatagcgcttgtcctcattagggtcacgggtgatcTGGAGCCAGCTGATTTTaggtgagaggcgggtacaccctggactggttgtcagccaatcacagagcacgtATAGACAAATAAGCATTCGCACACATTCGTCATTGAGTGTGAACTGAACCGACGCTGCCAGCACAGTGAAACGCTACACTATCAGTGTACAGTGAAGCGCTACTCAATCAGTGACCCAATGCTGATCTAATCAGAAAATAGACAAAagaaccattcatactcacattgacaccaataaaacttttctttttcaatgcaCCTATAACATGCATCTATTCAGAATGTG contains:
- the gas1a gene encoding growth arrest-specific protein 1a; its protein translation is MASLGALARTLCGSLGPLTCVLLLVACLSAASPPHGRRLICWQAIFNCQTEPECNYAYDHYMRACGPVLNGDRKKCPSHCISSLVQLNLTRNGPALEDCSCGHDPVCTRTKRAIEPCLPRTTSTGCTEARRQCERDQQCSSTMRDYLHHCGKLFSGAVCTNACRNVIANMRKIPKGQQLDTCMCDGTERAICEFVKSSMKGLCFDVPEREESSGSHDGYDPEDDEDYTDSDYREEPESGASLPEGHRGLTLLLASILALMPLY